From one Drosophila subpulchrella strain 33 F10 #4 breed RU33 chromosome 3L, RU_Dsub_v1.1 Primary Assembly, whole genome shotgun sequence genomic stretch:
- the LOC119553581 gene encoding catalase yields MAERDAASNQLIDYKNSQTVSPGAITTGAGAPIGIKDATQTVGPRGPVLLQDVNFLDEMSHFDRERIPERVVHAKGAGAFGYFEVTHDITQYCAAKIFDKVKKRTPLAVRFSTVGGESGSADTARDPRGFAIKFYTEDGVWDLVGNNTPIFFIRDPILFPSFIHTQKRNPTTHLKDPDMFWDFLTLRPESAHQVCILFSDRGTPDGYCHMNGYGSHTFKLINAKGEPIYAKFHFKTDQGIKNLDVKTADQLASTDPDYSIRDLYNRIKTCKFPSWTMYIQVMTFEEAKKFKYNPFDVTKVWSQKEYPLIPVGKMVLDRNPKNYFAEVEQIAFSPAHLVPGIEPSPDKMLQGRLFSYSDTHRHRLGANYLQIPVNCPYKVKIENFQRDGPMNVTDNQDGAPNYFPNSFNGPQECPRARALSSCCPVTGDVYRYSSGDTEDNFGQVTDFWVHTLDKCAKKRLVQNIAGHLSNASQFLQERAVKNFTLVHADFGRMLTEELNLAKSSKF; encoded by the exons ATCAAGGATGCCACCCAGACGGTGGGTCCCCGCGGTCCCGTCCTGCTGCAGGACGTGAACTTCCTGGATGAGATGTCCCACTTCGACAGGGAGCGCATTCCGGAGCGTGTGGTGCACGCCAAGGGAGCTGGTGCGTTCGGTTACTTTGAGGTGACCCACGATATCACCCAGTATTGTGCCGCCAAGATTTTCGACAAGGTGAAGAAGCGCACTCCCCTGGCTGTGCGGTTCTCCACCGTGGGTGGTGAGAGCGGATCAGCTGATACGGCCCGCGATCCCCGAGGATTTGCCATCAAGTTCTACACCGAGGATGGCGTCTGGGATTTGGTTGGCAACAACACACCGATCTTCTTCATTCGCGACCCGATCCTGTTCCCCAGCTTTATTCACACGCAGAAGCGCAACCCTACAACACACCTTAAGGATCCGGACATGTTCTGGGACTTCCTCACCCTGCGCCCGGAGTCGGCTCACCAAGTCTGCATCTTGTTCAGCGATCGCGGCACCCCCGACGGCTATTGCCACATGAACGGCTATGGCTCCCACACCTTCAAGCTGATCAATGCCAAGGGTGAGCCTATCTACGCCAAGTTCCATTTCAAGACGGACCAGGGCATCAAGAACCTGGACGTGAAGACCGCCGACCAGTTGGCCAGCACCGATCCGGATTACAGCATTCGCGACCTGTACAACAGGATCAAGACCTGCAAGTTCCCCAGCTGGACGATGTACATCCAGGTCATGACCTTCGAGGAGGCCAAGAAGTTCAAGTACAACCCCTTCGACGTGACCAAGGTCTGGTCTCAGAAGGAGTATCCTCTGATTCCCGTGGGCAAGATGGTGCTGGATCGCAATCCCAAGAACTACTTTGCTGAG GTGGAGCAGATTGCCTTCAGCCCGGCTCACTTGGTGCCCGGCATTGAGCCCTCTCCCGATAAGATGCTCCAGGGTCGTCTGTTCTCGTACTCGGACACTCATCGTCATCGCCTGGGTGCGAATTACCTGCAGATTCCGGTGAACTGCCCCTACAAGGTGAAGATAGAGAACTTCCAGCGGGATGGACCCATGAATGTTACGGACAACCAGGATGGTGCCCCCAACTATTTCCCGAACTCCTTCAACGGTCCGCAGGAGTGCCCCAGAGCCAGGGCTTTGTCCTCTTGCTGTCCAGTCACTGGAGATGTCTACCGCTACAGCAGCGGCGATACGGAGGACAACTTCGGCCAAGTCACCGATTTCTGGGTGCACACGCTGGACAAATGCGCCAAGAAGCGACTGGTGCAGAACATTGCCGGTCATTTGAGCAACGCCAGCCAGTTTCTGCAGGAGCGAGCCGTCAAGAACTTCACATTGGTGCATGCTGATTTCGGTCGCATGTTGACCGAAGAACTCAACCTGGCCAAGTCCTCGAAGTTCTAA